In a genomic window of Streptococcus oralis subsp. tigurinus:
- a CDS encoding DUF1002 domain-containing protein, which produces MRKKFFLTSAVVVWAATAMTSVHAATDVQKVIDETYVQPEYVLGSSLSEDQKNQTLSKLGYDASKDTKDIKTMTPDIYSKIMNVANDASLQLYSSAKIQKLGDKSPLEVKIETPENITKVTQDMYRNAAVTLGVEHAKITVAAPIPVTGESALAGIYYSLEANGAKVPQANKDLAQEELKALSDINAENKDKSGYDANKLNVALADIKAGIAKAKEAKGNLTEEDVRKIVEDTLKNYKLDQVITGNQVNIIINFALNLSKSDILNNADFTKTLNDLKESIVSQAGDSFKNINLNFDANKALEDGGNFFSSLWQAIVNFFKSFGA; this is translated from the coding sequence ATGAGAAAGAAATTCTTTCTAACAAGTGCTGTAGTAGTGTGGGCCGCAACAGCTATGACTAGTGTCCACGCAGCAACCGATGTTCAAAAAGTAATCGATGAAACCTATGTACAACCCGAATATGTCCTAGGTTCTTCTCTATCTGAAGACCAGAAAAATCAAACTCTTAGCAAACTTGGCTATGACGCATCAAAAGACACCAAAGATATCAAAACTATGACACCTGATATCTACTCGAAAATTATGAATGTGGCTAATGATGCTAGTCTACAGCTCTATTCTTCAGCTAAGATTCAAAAGCTAGGTGATAAGTCGCCTCTAGAAGTCAAGATTGAAACGCCAGAAAATATCACCAAGGTGACGCAGGATATGTACCGTAACGCAGCAGTGACGCTGGGAGTGGAGCATGCCAAAATCACAGTTGCAGCTCCTATTCCAGTTACAGGAGAGAGCGCCCTAGCAGGGATTTACTATTCGTTAGAGGCCAATGGTGCCAAAGTACCGCAAGCCAATAAAGACTTGGCCCAAGAGGAGCTAAAAGCCTTATCCGATATTAATGCTGAAAACAAGGACAAATCAGGCTACGATGCCAATAAACTCAATGTCGCTTTGGCAGATATCAAGGCAGGAATCGCAAAAGCAAAAGAAGCCAAAGGTAATCTGACAGAAGAAGATGTTCGCAAAATTGTAGAAGACACACTAAAAAACTACAAACTCGATCAGGTTATAACAGGAAACCAGGTCAATATCATTATCAATTTTGCCCTCAATCTCTCAAAGAGTGACATTTTGAACAATGCTGATTTCACTAAAACCCTAAATGACCTCAAGGAAAGCATTGTCTCTCAAGCTGGAGATAGCTTTAAAAATATCAACCTCAACTTTGATGCCAATAAAGCGCTAGAAGACGGGGGCAACTTCTTTAGCTCCCTTTGGCAAGCCATTGTCAACTTCTTCAAGAGTTTTGGTGCTTAG
- the glyA gene encoding serine hydroxymethyltransferase: MIFDKDDFKAYDADLWNAIAKEEERQQNNIELIASENVVSKAVMAAQGSILTNKYAEGYPGRRYYGGTDVVDVVETLAIERAKEIFGAKFANVQPHSGSQANCAAYMALIEPGDTVMGMDLAAGGHLTHGAPVSFSGQTYNFVSYSVDPETELLDFDAILKQAQEVKPKLIVAGASAYSQIIDFSKFREIADAVGAKLMVDMAHIAGLVAAGLHPSPVPYAHIITTTTHKTLRGPRGGLILTNDEDLAKKINSAIFPGIQGGPLEHVVAAKAVSFKEVLDPAFKEYAANVIKNSKAMVEVFLQDPDFRIISGGTENHLFLVDVTKVVENGKVAQNLLDEVNITLNKNSIPYETLSPFKTSGIRIGSAAITARGFGEEESRKVAELIIKTLKNAGNEAVLEEVRSEVKALTDAFPLYED; the protein is encoded by the coding sequence ATGATTTTTGACAAAGATGATTTTAAAGCATATGATGCTGATCTCTGGAATGCTATTGCCAAAGAAGAAGAACGCCAACAAAACAACATTGAGTTGATTGCTTCGGAAAACGTAGTTTCCAAGGCTGTTATGGCAGCTCAAGGGTCTATCTTGACGAACAAATATGCCGAAGGTTACCCAGGACGCCGTTATTACGGTGGTACAGATGTGGTGGACGTTGTAGAGACTCTGGCTATTGAACGCGCGAAAGAAATTTTCGGTGCAAAATTTGCCAATGTCCAACCCCACTCAGGAAGCCAAGCAAACTGTGCTGCTTACATGGCCTTGATTGAACCAGGTGATACGGTTATGGGGATGGATTTGGCTGCAGGTGGACACTTGACCCACGGAGCTCCTGTCAGCTTCTCTGGTCAAACCTACAACTTTGTTTCTTATAGTGTGGATCCTGAAACAGAACTCTTGGACTTTGATGCCATTTTGAAACAAGCCCAAGAAGTAAAACCAAAATTAATCGTAGCTGGTGCTTCAGCCTATTCTCAAATTATCGACTTCTCAAAATTCCGTGAAATTGCAGACGCTGTTGGAGCTAAGCTCATGGTGGACATGGCTCATATCGCTGGTTTGGTTGCAGCTGGTCTACATCCGAGTCCAGTGCCATACGCTCATATTATAACAACAACGACCCACAAAACCCTTCGTGGACCTCGTGGTGGTTTGATCTTGACAAATGATGAGGACCTAGCTAAGAAAATCAACTCAGCTATTTTCCCAGGTATTCAAGGTGGTCCTTTGGAGCATGTTGTGGCGGCTAAGGCCGTTTCCTTCAAAGAAGTTTTGGATCCAGCCTTCAAGGAGTACGCTGCTAATGTCATCAAAAACAGCAAGGCTATGGTTGAAGTCTTCTTGCAAGACCCTGATTTCCGTATCATTTCTGGAGGAACTGAAAATCACCTCTTCCTAGTGGATGTAACTAAGGTTGTAGAAAACGGAAAAGTTGCTCAAAACTTGCTGGATGAAGTCAATATTACCCTAAATAAAAACTCAATCCCTTACGAAACTTTGTCACCATTCAAGACAAGTGGGATTCGTATCGGATCTGCAGCCATCACTGCGCGTGGATTTGGTGAAGAAGAAAGCCGTAAAGTGGCTGAACTCATCATTAAAACCCTTAAAAATGCAGGTAATGAAGCTGTCTTAGAAGAAGTGAGAAGTGAAGTCAAAGCATTGACAGATGCTTTCCCACTATACGAGGACTAA
- a CDS encoding 4-oxalocrotonate tautomerase: protein MPFVRIDLFEGRTLEQKKALAKEVTEAIVRNTGAPQSAVHVIINDMPEGTYFPQGEMRTK from the coding sequence ATGCCATTTGTACGCATCGATTTATTTGAAGGACGCACGCTCGAGCAAAAGAAAGCTCTGGCTAAGGAAGTAACGGAAGCTATTGTCCGTAACACTGGAGCCCCTCAATCAGCCGTTCATGTCATCATCAATGACATGCCAGAAGGAACTTACTTCCCACAAGGAGAAATGCGCACCAAATAA
- a CDS encoding thymidine kinase gives MAQLYYRYGTMNSGKTIEILKVAYNYEEQGKGVVIMTSALDTRDGVGYVSSRIGMKRPAIAIEETTDIFGFIRDLPEKPYCVLVDEAQFLKRHHVYDLARVVDELDIPVMAFGLKNDFRNELFEGSKHLLLLADKIEEIKTICQYCKKKATMVLRTQDGVPVYDGEQIQIGGNETYISVCRKHYFAPEINKENEEK, from the coding sequence ATGGCACAGTTGTATTATCGTTATGGGACCATGAACTCTGGTAAGACGATTGAGATTCTCAAGGTAGCCTATAACTATGAAGAGCAAGGAAAAGGTGTTGTTATCATGACCTCTGCTCTGGATACGCGTGACGGTGTTGGATATGTGTCGAGTCGGATTGGCATGAAACGCCCAGCCATTGCGATTGAGGAAACGACGGATATCTTTGGATTTATCCGTGATTTACCAGAAAAACCTTACTGTGTGTTGGTCGATGAGGCCCAGTTTCTCAAGCGTCACCATGTTTACGACCTAGCTCGTGTTGTCGATGAGTTAGACATTCCTGTCATGGCATTTGGTTTGAAGAATGACTTTCGCAATGAATTGTTCGAAGGTTCCAAACACCTTTTGCTCTTAGCAGACAAGATTGAAGAAATAAAGACCATCTGTCAGTACTGTAAGAAAAAGGCGACTATGGTGTTGCGAACTCAAGATGGTGTGCCAGTCTATGATGGCGAACAAATTCAGATCGGTGGAAATGAAACCTATATCTCAGTCTGCCGTAAACATTATTTTGCGCCTGAAATCAATAAGGAGAATGAAGAAAAATGA
- a CDS encoding GNAT family N-acetyltransferase — protein sequence MLRDLQVTDVNAICEINQEALGYSFSPEDTASQLARLSQDSHHFLLGYENEVSHVLLGYVHAEVYESLYSKAGFNILGLAVSPQAQGQGIGKSLLQGLDQEAKRRGYGFIRLNSADHRLGAHAFYEKVGYTCDKVQKRFIRIF from the coding sequence ATGCTAAGAGATTTGCAAGTAACAGATGTGAATGCTATATGTGAGATTAACCAAGAGGCTTTGGGCTATTCTTTTAGTCCAGAGGACACAGCTAGTCAACTAGCTAGACTGTCTCAGGATTCCCATCATTTCCTACTTGGCTATGAGAATGAAGTCAGCCATGTCTTGCTTGGATATGTCCATGCTGAAGTTTATGAATCCCTCTATTCCAAAGCAGGATTTAATATCTTAGGCTTAGCGGTTTCGCCTCAAGCGCAAGGGCAAGGTATCGGTAAAAGTTTACTGCAAGGGTTGGATCAAGAAGCAAAAAGACGGGGTTATGGGTTTATCCGCTTAAACTCTGCTGATCATCGTCTGGGAGCTCATGCATTTTATGAAAAAGTTGGTTATACTTGTGATAAAGTGCAAAAACGGTTTATTCGCATCTTTTAG
- the prfA gene encoding peptide chain release factor 1: MNIYDQLQAVEDRYEELGELLSDPDVVSDTKRFMELSKEEASIRDTVTAYREYKQVLQNIIDAEEMIKESGGDADLEEMAKQELKDAKVEKEEYEEKLKILLLPKDPNDDKNIILEIRGAAGGDEAALFAGDLLTMYQKYAEAQGWRFEVMEASMNGVGGFKEVVAMVSGQSVYSKLKYESGAHRVQRVPVTESQGRVHTSTATVLVMPEVEEVEYDIDPKDLRVDIYHASGAGGQNVNKVATAVRIVHLPTNIKVEMQEERTQQKNREKAMKIIRARVADHFAQIAQDEQDAERKSTIGTGDRSERIRTYNFPQNRVTDHRIGLTLQKLDTILSGKLDEVVDALVLYDQTQKLEELNK; the protein is encoded by the coding sequence ATGAACATCTATGATCAACTACAAGCTGTAGAAGACCGTTATGAAGAATTAGGAGAATTGCTTAGTGACCCAGATGTAGTGTCTGACACCAAACGTTTCATGGAGCTTTCAAAAGAAGAAGCTTCAATTCGTGATACTGTAACGGCCTACCGAGAATACAAGCAAGTTCTTCAAAATATCATCGATGCTGAAGAGATGATTAAGGAATCAGGCGGAGATGCGGACTTGGAAGAAATGGCCAAGCAAGAACTCAAAGACGCTAAGGTTGAAAAAGAAGAGTACGAAGAAAAACTAAAAATCTTGCTCCTTCCAAAAGATCCAAATGATGACAAGAACATCATCCTTGAAATCCGTGGAGCGGCTGGTGGAGACGAAGCAGCACTTTTCGCTGGAGACCTTCTAACCATGTATCAAAAGTATGCGGAAGCCCAAGGCTGGCGCTTTGAAGTCATGGAGGCTTCTATGAATGGTGTCGGCGGTTTTAAAGAAGTGGTTGCTATGGTATCAGGTCAGTCAGTTTACTCTAAACTTAAGTATGAATCTGGTGCCCACCGTGTCCAACGTGTCCCTGTGACAGAAAGCCAAGGACGTGTCCATACATCAACTGCCACAGTTCTTGTCATGCCTGAAGTGGAAGAAGTAGAATACGATATTGATCCAAAAGACCTTCGTGTCGATATCTACCACGCATCTGGTGCTGGTGGACAGAACGTCAATAAGGTTGCGACTGCCGTTCGTATCGTTCACTTGCCAACCAATATCAAGGTTGAAATGCAGGAAGAACGTACCCAGCAGAAAAACCGTGAGAAGGCTATGAAGATCATTCGTGCGCGTGTTGCTGACCACTTTGCGCAGATTGCCCAAGATGAACAAGACGCCGAGCGTAAGTCTACTATCGGAACTGGTGACCGTTCAGAACGAATCCGTACTTACAATTTCCCACAAAACCGTGTCACAGACCACCGTATTGGCTTGACTCTCCAGAAACTAGATACCATTTTGTCTGGTAAACTAGATGAAGTTGTGGATGCCTTGGTGCTCTATGACCAAACACAAAAATTAGAAGAATTAAACAAATAA
- a CDS encoding L-threonylcarbamoyladenylate synthase, whose product MMDRIRQELEKGGAVVLPTETVYGLFAKALDEKAVNHVYQLKGRPRDKALNLNVASLEDILHFSKNQPTYLQKLVETFLPGPLTIILEANDRVPYWVNSGLATVGFRMPSHPITLDLIRETGPLIGPSANISGQASGVTFAQILEDFDQEVLGLEDDAFLTGQDSTILDLSGDKVKILRQGAIKREDILARLPEISFEEE is encoded by the coding sequence ATGATGGACAGGATTAGACAAGAGTTGGAAAAGGGCGGAGCTGTTGTTCTGCCTACAGAGACGGTTTACGGTCTTTTTGCTAAGGCCTTAGATGAAAAAGCTGTCAACCATGTTTACCAACTCAAAGGTCGTCCTAGAGACAAGGCGCTCAATCTTAATGTCGCTTCTCTAGAGGATATCTTGCACTTTTCTAAGAATCAGCCAACCTATCTTCAAAAACTTGTAGAGACTTTCTTGCCAGGTCCCTTGACCATCATTCTCGAAGCCAATGACAGAGTTCCCTATTGGGTCAATTCTGGTCTTGCAACTGTTGGATTTCGAATGCCAAGTCACCCCATTACGCTTGATTTGATTCGCGAGACAGGTCCTTTGATTGGTCCGTCTGCCAATATTTCAGGTCAGGCAAGTGGAGTGACCTTTGCTCAAATTCTAGAGGATTTTGACCAAGAGGTTCTGGGTTTGGAGGACGACGCTTTTCTAACTGGACAGGATTCGACGATTTTGGATTTATCTGGAGACAAGGTGAAAATCTTACGCCAAGGGGCGATTAAGCGAGAAGATATTCTTGCTCGGTTGCCAGAGATTTCTTTTGAGGAGGAATGA
- the rlmD gene encoding 23S rRNA (uracil(1939)-C(5))-methyltransferase RlmD: MLKKNDIVEVEIVDLTHEGAGVAKVDGLVFFVENALPTEKILMRVLKINKKIGYGKVEEYLTYSPHRNQDLDLAYLRSGIADLGHLAYPEQLKFKTKQVKDSLYKIAGISDVEVAATLGMVNPVKYRNKAQVPVRRVNGILETGFFRKNSHDLMPLEDFFIQDPVIDQVVVVLRDLLRRFDLKPYDEKEQSGLIRNLVVRRGHYSGQIMVILVTTRPKVFRVDQLIEQLIKQFPEIVSVMQNINDQNTNAIFGKEWKTLYGQDYITDQMLGNDFQIAGPAFYQVNTQMAEKLYQTAIDFAELKEDDVVIDAYSGIGTIGLSVAKHVKEVYGVEVIPEAVENSQKNAALNNITNAHYVCDTAENAMKNWLKEGIQPTVILVDPPRKGLTESFIKASSQTGAERITYISCNVATMARDIKLYQELGYELKKVQPVDLFPQTHHVEAVSLLVRAEASAK, translated from the coding sequence ATGCTAAAGAAAAATGATATTGTAGAAGTTGAAATTGTTGATTTGACTCATGAAGGGGCAGGGGTTGCTAAGGTAGATGGTTTGGTTTTCTTTGTAGAAAATGCTTTACCAACTGAGAAAATCCTTATGCGTGTCCTTAAAATCAATAAAAAGATTGGCTATGGAAAAGTTGAAGAATACCTTACTTACTCTCCACATCGTAACCAAGACCTTGACCTAGCTTATCTACGCTCAGGTATCGCTGATTTAGGGCATCTTGCCTATCCAGAGCAGCTCAAGTTTAAAACCAAGCAAGTCAAGGATAGTCTTTACAAGATTGCAGGAATTTCGGATGTAGAAGTTGCTGCAACACTTGGTATGGTGAATCCTGTTAAGTATCGAAATAAGGCACAGGTGCCCGTTCGTCGAGTGAATGGTATCTTGGAAACTGGCTTTTTCCGTAAGAATTCGCATGACCTCATGCCTCTTGAAGATTTCTTTATTCAGGATCCTGTCATTGACCAAGTTGTGGTAGTTCTACGCGATTTGCTTCGTCGTTTTGATTTAAAACCATATGACGAAAAGGAACAGTCTGGCTTGATTCGGAACCTCGTTGTCCGCCGTGGTCATTACTCAGGACAAATTATGGTTATTTTGGTAACCACTCGTCCTAAAGTTTTTCGTGTCGACCAATTGATTGAACAATTAATCAAGCAGTTTCCAGAGATTGTGTCTGTCATGCAAAATATCAACGACCAGAATACCAATGCGATTTTTGGTAAGGAGTGGAAGACTCTTTATGGTCAAGACTATATTACCGACCAAATGTTGGGGAATGACTTCCAAATCGCTGGACCAGCCTTCTACCAAGTTAATACTCAAATGGCAGAGAAACTCTATCAAACAGCCATTGACTTTGCGGAGTTAAAAGAAGATGACGTGGTTATTGATGCTTATTCAGGAATTGGAACCATTGGTTTATCAGTCGCCAAGCACGTTAAGGAAGTCTATGGTGTTGAAGTAATTCCAGAAGCGGTTGAGAATAGCCAGAAGAATGCTGCATTAAACAATATTACAAATGCTCACTATGTCTGTGACACAGCTGAAAATGCCATGAAGAATTGGCTCAAGGAAGGTATTCAACCAACCGTTATCTTGGTCGACCCACCAAGAAAAGGCCTTACAGAAAGCTTTATCAAGGCAAGTAGTCAAACAGGAGCAGAACGTATCACCTATATCTCCTGCAATGTTGCAACCATGGCGCGTGATATCAAACTCTACCAAGAGTTGGGATATGAGTTGAAGAAAGTCCAGCCGGTGGATCTTTTTCCTCAAACGCATCATGTTGAGGCGGTATCACTGCTTGTACGAGCTGAGGCATCAGCGAAGTAG
- the mnmE gene encoding tRNA uridine-5-carboxymethylaminomethyl(34) synthesis GTPase MnmE encodes MITREFDTIAAISTPLGEGAIGIVRLSGTDSFAIAQKIFKGKDLSKVASHTLNYGHIIDPQTGKVMDEVMVGAMKSPKTFTREDIIEINTHGGIAVTNEILQLAIREGARLAEPGEFTKRAFLNGRVDLTQAEAVMDIIRAKTDKAMNIAVKQLDGSLSDLINNTRQEILNTLAQVEVNIDYPEYDDVEEATTAVVREKTKEFEQLLTNLLKTARRGKILREGISTAIIGRPNVGKSSLLNNLLREDKAIVTDIAGTTRDVIEEYVNINGVPLKLIDTAGIRETDDVVEQIGVERSKKALKEADLVLLVLNASEPLTAQDRQLLEISQDTNRIILLNKTDLPEAIETSELPEDVIRISVLKNQNIDKIEERINNLFFENAGLVEQDATYLSNARHISLIEKAVESLQAVNEGLELGMPVDLLQVDLTRTWEILGEITGDAAPDELITQLFSQFCLGK; translated from the coding sequence ATGATTACACGTGAATTTGATACCATCGCTGCTATCTCTACTCCACTAGGTGAAGGAGCCATTGGTATTGTCCGCTTGAGCGGAACTGACAGTTTTGCCATTGCGCAAAAAATTTTCAAAGGAAAAGACTTGAGTAAGGTTGCCAGCCATACCCTCAACTACGGTCACATTATTGACCCGCAGACAGGGAAGGTCATGGACGAAGTTATGGTTGGAGCTATGAAGTCTCCAAAGACCTTCACTCGTGAGGATATTATCGAGATTAACACTCACGGTGGGATTGCGGTGACCAATGAAATTCTCCAGCTAGCTATTCGTGAAGGAGCTCGGTTGGCAGAACCTGGTGAATTTACCAAGCGCGCCTTTCTAAATGGACGTGTGGACTTGACTCAGGCTGAGGCGGTGATGGACATCATTCGTGCCAAGACAGATAAAGCTATGAACATTGCGGTCAAACAACTAGATGGTTCCCTTTCTGACCTCATTAACAATACTCGCCAAGAAATCCTCAATACACTTGCCCAAGTTGAGGTCAATATTGACTATCCTGAGTACGACGATGTTGAGGAAGCTACTACTGCTGTTGTTCGTGAGAAAACTAAGGAGTTTGAACAACTCTTGACCAATCTCCTTAAAACAGCTCGCCGTGGTAAAATCCTTCGTGAGGGTATTTCAACAGCTATCATCGGCCGTCCCAACGTTGGAAAATCCAGCCTTCTCAACAACCTCTTGCGTGAAGATAAGGCTATCGTGACGGATATCGCTGGTACTACACGAGATGTCATCGAAGAATACGTCAACATCAATGGTGTACCTCTCAAATTGATTGATACAGCTGGAATTCGGGAAACAGATGATGTTGTGGAACAAATCGGGGTTGAACGCTCCAAGAAAGCCCTCAAGGAAGCTGACTTGGTACTTCTTGTCTTAAACGCTAGCGAACCACTAACAGCCCAAGACAGACAACTCCTAGAAATCAGTCAGGACACTAATCGCATTATTCTTCTCAATAAAACAGACCTGCCAGAAGCGATTGAAACTTCAGAACTTCCTGAAGATGTCATTCGTATTTCAGTTCTTAAAAATCAAAACATTGATAAAATTGAAGAACGTATCAACAACCTCTTCTTTGAAAATGCTGGTTTGGTTGAGCAAGATGCTACTTACTTGTCAAATGCCCGTCACATTTCCTTGATTGAAAAGGCTGTTGAAAGCTTGCAAGCTGTTAATGAAGGTCTTGAACTGGGGATGCCAGTTGATTTGCTTCAAGTTGACTTGACCCGTACTTGGGAAATCCTTGGAGAAATCACGGGTGATGCGGCTCCAGATGAACTCATTACCCAACTCTTTAGCCAATTCTGTTTAGGAAAATAA
- a CDS encoding nucleoid-associated protein has translation MDIYIKKAIIHQFSPDDTELFLADKFLNITPKIEEYLRKKIERVYSDEAKTGIFEEENPFFNHITDDLLETSVTLANLWKEEFSISENLKTNDLVFVQFSKEGVEHFAFLRIALRETLTHLGGEVDNPIKLTQNNLPGFGTGADEALVVNLQSRKYHLIEKRIKYNGTFLNYFSENLLAVAPKISPKKSIKELEKTAQRIAESFNTDDFQFQSKVKSAIFNNLEENNELSPEKLANDLFDNNLTARLSFIDQVKEAVPEPVQFDEIDASRQLKKFENQKLSLSNGIELIVPNNVYQDAESVEFIQNDNGTYSILIKNIEDIQSK, from the coding sequence ATGGACATTTATATTAAGAAAGCTATCATCCATCAGTTCAGCCCAGATGATACCGAGTTGTTTCTAGCGGATAAGTTTCTCAATATCACTCCAAAAATCGAGGAATACCTACGCAAAAAAATCGAACGCGTGTATTCAGATGAAGCAAAGACTGGGATTTTCGAAGAAGAAAATCCCTTCTTCAATCACATCACAGACGATTTGTTGGAGACATCAGTAACACTGGCTAATCTCTGGAAAGAGGAGTTCAGCATTTCTGAAAATCTCAAGACCAATGACTTGGTTTTTGTACAGTTTTCTAAAGAAGGCGTTGAACATTTCGCTTTCTTGCGAATTGCTCTACGTGAGACCTTGACCCACCTCGGTGGAGAAGTTGATAATCCAATCAAGTTGACTCAGAATAACCTGCCTGGATTTGGAACGGGGGCTGATGAGGCTCTGGTGGTCAATCTTCAAAGTCGCAAGTATCATCTCATCGAAAAACGCATCAAGTACAATGGGACTTTCTTGAACTATTTTTCAGAAAATCTCCTAGCTGTTGCCCCAAAGATTTCGCCAAAGAAATCTATCAAGGAACTGGAAAAAACGGCCCAGAGAATTGCTGAATCTTTTAACACAGATGATTTTCAATTTCAATCCAAGGTCAAATCAGCGATTTTCAACAATCTGGAAGAAAACAATGAACTGTCACCTGAAAAATTGGCTAATGACCTTTTTGACAACAATCTGACAGCTCGTTTGAGCTTTATTGATCAAGTCAAGGAAGCCGTACCAGAACCAGTCCAGTTCGATGAAATTGATGCCAGTCGTCAGCTCAAGAAATTTGAAAATCAAAAGCTTTCCTTGTCAAATGGAATTGAGCTCATCGTTCCAAATAATGTTTACCAAGACGCAGAATCGGTTGAGTTTATCCAAAATGACAATGGAACCTATTCTATCTTAATCAAAAATATCGAGGATATTCAAAGTAAATAA
- a CDS encoding lysozyme family protein codes for MFKFIRRVLVLAVFLFAGYKAYHIHQDVKQVMTYQPMVREILSERDTPANEELVLAMIYTETKGKERDVMQSSESASGATNTIKDDASSIRQGVQTLTDNLYLAQSKGVDIWTAVQAYNFGPAYIDFIAQNGKENTLALAKRYSRETVAPILGNTTGKTYTYINPISIFHGAELYENGGNYYYSRQVRFNLYIIKFFNFF; via the coding sequence ATGTTTAAATTTATAAGAAGAGTGCTTGTGCTAGCAGTCTTCCTTTTCGCAGGATACAAAGCTTATCATATCCATCAGGATGTTAAACAAGTCATGACCTACCAACCCATGGTGCGAGAAATCCTCAGTGAAAGAGATACTCCAGCCAATGAAGAGTTAGTTCTCGCCATGATTTATACCGAAACGAAGGGAAAAGAGCGAGATGTCATGCAGTCTAGTGAGTCTGCTAGTGGCGCTACCAATACCATCAAAGACGATGCCTCTAGTATTCGCCAAGGGGTACAGACTTTAACAGATAACCTCTATCTGGCTCAGAGCAAGGGGGTAGATATCTGGACCGCTGTTCAAGCCTATAATTTTGGGCCTGCCTATATAGACTTTATCGCTCAGAATGGCAAGGAAAATACACTAGCATTAGCCAAGCGTTACTCCCGAGAAACGGTCGCTCCTATCCTTGGTAATACTACAGGGAAGACCTACACCTATATCAACCCAATTTCTATCTTTCATGGTGCAGAACTCTATGAAAATGGTGGAAATTATTACTACTCAAGACAGGTTCGCTTTAATCTCTATATCATTAAATTCTTTAATTTCTTCTAA
- the prmC gene encoding peptide chain release factor N(5)-glutamine methyltransferase, whose amino-acid sequence MKLAQLFSDFEEELFKQGEEAESLSFVYRSLKNLSFTDFVFALQKEVTEEEKKFVEEIYKKLAAHIPAQYIIGHTDFFGMQLKVDERVLIPRPETEELVELILTENPEENLNVLDIGTGSGAIALGLAKNRPDWSVTAADISQDALELASENASNQNLNIFFKKSDCFAEISEKYDIIVSNPPYISREDELEVGLNVLHSEPHLALFADEDGLAIYRRIAEDAKDYLTDGGKIYLEIGYKQGQSVPALFRKHLPKKRVRTLKDQFGQDRMVIVDDGQD is encoded by the coding sequence ATGAAATTAGCTCAATTATTTTCAGATTTTGAAGAAGAGTTGTTCAAACAAGGAGAGGAAGCTGAAAGCCTCTCTTTTGTCTATCGTAGCCTAAAAAATCTATCTTTTACAGACTTTGTCTTTGCCCTTCAGAAAGAAGTAACAGAGGAAGAAAAAAAGTTTGTGGAGGAAATTTACAAGAAATTAGCAGCACATATACCTGCCCAGTACATTATCGGTCATACAGATTTCTTTGGAATGCAGTTAAAAGTAGATGAGCGAGTTTTGATTCCTCGTCCAGAAACAGAAGAGTTGGTGGAACTCATCCTCACAGAAAATCCTGAGGAAAATCTTAATGTCCTAGATATTGGGACTGGAAGTGGCGCCATAGCTCTTGGATTAGCTAAAAACAGACCAGATTGGTCTGTAACAGCAGCAGATATTTCCCAAGATGCCTTAGAGCTTGCATCAGAGAATGCTAGCAATCAAAATCTTAATATATTTTTTAAAAAATCTGATTGTTTTGCAGAAATTTCTGAAAAATATGATATAATTGTATCCAATCCACCCTATATCTCTCGAGAAGATGAGTTAGAAGTCGGTTTGAATGTTTTGCATTCGGAGCCTCATCTAGCTCTCTTTGCAGATGAGGATGGCCTAGCTATTTACCGCAGAATTGCGGAAGATGCAAAAGACTATCTCACAGATGGTGGTAAGATTTACCTTGAAATTGGATACAAGCAAGGTCAAAGTGTTCCTGCGCTTTTTAGGAAACATCTTCCTAAAAAACGAGTACGAACACTCAAGGACCAATTTGGTCAAGATAGGATGGTTATAGTTGATGATGGACAGGATTAG